The proteins below come from a single Chryseobacterium capnotolerans genomic window:
- a CDS encoding deoxyguanosinetriphosphate triphosphohydrolase, producing MNLNQIFTNQRTGNNPNTKASRTDFQRDFDRIIFSSAFRRLQNKTQVFPLPGSVFVHNRLTHSLEVSSVGRSLGSIIGEFIAEDYKSELTEDSKSFYLYNLGNVIAAACLCHDVGNPAFGHSGEDAIASYFERNEKDLKSKFNEKEWADLVNFEGNANAIRVLAQQQQGKDAGGIQLTFSTLASIAKYPCEAVAKKKGIIHRKKFGFFQNEKDIFLEIAKGTQLISECEEPHIFKRHPFVWLVEAADDICYNIIDMEDAHRLGIVSTSDCENLFFELVKSESNDIDKVKNKLTSISNENEKISYLRAKAINALINKSLEIYKQNFETILEGNLDKGLLDVYKSENTALQDIESFSIEKIYNHKAVVEIENAGYNVMYELLDHFIPSILKPEDERKSYDKKALKLLPRQFVYENGTDYQKVLGIIDFVSGMTDNYATDLYRKIKGIDIGMTV from the coding sequence ATGAATTTAAACCAGATTTTCACCAATCAACGTACAGGAAACAACCCAAATACTAAGGCTTCAAGAACTGATTTTCAAAGGGATTTCGACAGAATTATTTTCTCTTCTGCATTCAGGAGACTGCAAAATAAGACCCAGGTTTTTCCTCTTCCCGGAAGTGTTTTTGTACACAACAGGCTGACACATTCCCTGGAAGTGTCATCTGTAGGAAGAAGTTTAGGAAGTATTATTGGTGAATTCATTGCTGAGGATTATAAAAGCGAACTGACCGAAGATTCAAAAAGTTTTTATCTATATAATTTAGGAAATGTAATTGCGGCGGCATGTCTTTGTCATGATGTTGGAAATCCTGCCTTCGGACATTCAGGAGAAGATGCTATAGCAAGCTATTTTGAAAGAAATGAAAAAGACCTGAAGTCTAAATTCAATGAAAAAGAATGGGCAGATCTGGTTAATTTTGAAGGAAATGCCAACGCCATCAGAGTATTGGCTCAGCAGCAGCAGGGAAAAGATGCTGGTGGAATCCAGCTTACATTTTCTACATTGGCCAGTATCGCAAAATACCCGTGTGAAGCAGTAGCCAAGAAAAAAGGAATTATTCACCGTAAGAAATTTGGATTTTTCCAGAATGAAAAAGATATTTTCCTTGAAATAGCAAAAGGAACTCAACTCATCTCCGAATGTGAAGAACCGCATATTTTCAAAAGACATCCTTTTGTCTGGCTGGTAGAAGCTGCTGATGATATCTGCTACAACATTATCGATATGGAAGATGCCCACAGATTGGGAATTGTATCCACTTCCGATTGTGAAAATCTTTTCTTCGAACTGGTAAAATCAGAAAGTAATGATATTGATAAGGTTAAAAATAAATTGACTTCCATTTCCAATGAAAATGAAAAGATCTCATATTTAAGAGCAAAAGCGATCAATGCCTTGATTAATAAGTCACTTGAAATTTATAAACAAAATTTTGAAACCATTCTGGAAGGGAACCTGGACAAAGGACTTTTGGATGTTTACAAATCTGAAAATACTGCTTTACAGGATATAGAATCATTCTCTATCGAAAAAATTTACAACCATAAAGCGGTTGTAGAGATTGAGAATGCCGGATACAACGTAATGTATGAATTACTGGATCATTTTATTCCTTCTATCCTGAAACCAGAGGATGAGAGAAAATCTTATGATAAGAAAGCCTTGAAATTGCTTCCAAGACAATTTGTGTATGAAAACGGAACCGATTACCAGAAAGTATTGGGAATCATAGATTTTGTTTCCGGAATGACAGATAATTACGCGACTGACCTTTATAGAAAAATTAAAGGAATCGATATCGGAATGACGGTATAA
- a CDS encoding LytR/AlgR family response regulator transcription factor, with translation MNCIIVDDEPLARGEMRSLINETSKIDILGEFSNAPSALDFLKDNDVDLIFLDIEMPMVTGLEFAEMLPKRSLIIFTTAYSQYALKSYELEAVDYLLKPIDPQRLEKAINKAVLYTKLLSNDTIKNTVESNTADFLFIKADRRFYKINFADIKFIEGLKDYVVIHTKQQKLITAMNLKTIHQKVSGENFIRVSKSYVVNADYIDSFDNHNIYIEEAEIPIGEVYKADFFTKYAGGLLGAD, from the coding sequence ATGAATTGTATTATAGTTGATGATGAACCCTTAGCAAGAGGAGAAATGCGTTCCCTCATCAATGAGACGTCAAAGATTGATATTCTGGGTGAATTTTCCAATGCTCCCTCTGCCCTGGATTTCCTTAAAGATAATGACGTAGATCTTATTTTTCTTGACATTGAAATGCCAATGGTCACTGGATTGGAATTTGCAGAAATGCTTCCCAAAAGATCACTGATCATCTTTACGACAGCTTATTCCCAATATGCTTTGAAAAGTTATGAACTGGAAGCAGTAGATTATCTTTTAAAACCCATTGATCCGCAAAGACTTGAAAAGGCAATCAATAAAGCTGTATTATATACCAAACTTCTTTCTAATGATACCATAAAAAATACGGTGGAGTCCAATACTGCTGATTTTTTATTCATTAAAGCAGACCGCAGGTTTTACAAGATCAATTTTGCAGATATTAAATTTATAGAAGGACTGAAGGATTATGTAGTCATCCATACCAAACAGCAAAAACTTATTACAGCGATGAACCTTAAGACAATTCATCAGAAAGTTTCCGGTGAGAATTTTATCAGGGTCAGTAAGTCATATGTGGTGAATGCAGATTATATCGATTCATTTGATAATCATAATATATACATTGAAGAAGCTGAAATTCCTATTGGAGAAGTGTATAAAGCCGATTTTTTCACAAAATATGCTGGCGGGCTTTTAGGGGCAGATTGA
- a CDS encoding sensor histidine kinase, which produces MKYRLWHFKETLAMDFLVESRYQYARHLLFLISFFLWLYSARFWQSFSGIHQLYVLLFVYSILITMIYINIYVLVPKLFFKTRYIAYLSLLIIMGVIGINIIGFGFRSVFADFRAGDIPRQTEKGSVYEGVLMCIPIIFTTTTVKLLQKWIKDNQRINELSNLTMQMELNELRNQINPHFLFNMLNNVKALIRTDPGKASVVIVKLSEFLRYQLYENSAEKTLLTSEIDFLSNFLNLEKIRRENFTFDIQTKAENRTINTTFIPPNLFTTFVENAVKHSVNISGKESFVKINISIEEQNLYFKCVNSRDPDYFISDKKNSGLGLANITRRLELLYNDTFDLKIDSESKEYTIHLKIPI; this is translated from the coding sequence ATGAAGTACAGACTATGGCATTTTAAAGAAACACTTGCAATGGACTTTCTGGTGGAAAGCCGTTACCAATATGCCAGGCACCTGCTGTTTCTGATTTCCTTTTTCCTTTGGTTATATAGTGCCAGATTCTGGCAGTCATTTTCAGGAATACATCAGCTGTATGTACTGCTTTTTGTGTATTCTATACTTATTACAATGATATATATTAATATTTATGTCCTTGTGCCTAAGCTCTTTTTTAAAACAAGATATATTGCATATCTGTCGCTTCTTATCATTATGGGAGTGATAGGAATTAATATTATAGGATTTGGCTTCAGGTCGGTTTTCGCTGATTTCAGGGCTGGAGATATCCCCAGACAAACCGAAAAAGGAAGTGTTTATGAAGGAGTGTTGATGTGTATTCCTATCATTTTTACAACCACCACGGTCAAGCTGCTGCAGAAATGGATTAAAGATAATCAACGAATCAATGAGCTAAGTAATCTTACCATGCAGATGGAACTGAATGAATTAAGAAATCAGATCAATCCTCACTTTCTGTTTAATATGCTGAATAATGTAAAAGCTCTTATCAGAACAGATCCTGGAAAAGCTTCAGTGGTGATTGTTAAGCTTTCGGAATTTCTCAGATATCAGCTTTATGAAAACAGTGCAGAAAAAACACTCCTAACCTCAGAAATTGATTTTCTGTCTAATTTTTTAAACCTTGAAAAAATAAGACGTGAAAATTTCACCTTTGATATTCAAACAAAAGCTGAGAACAGAACAATCAATACGACCTTTATTCCTCCGAATCTTTTTACAACTTTTGTAGAAAACGCAGTAAAACATAGTGTGAATATCAGTGGGAAAGAATCTTTTGTAAAAATAAATATCAGTATTGAAGAACAAAATCTCTATTTTAAATGCGTGAACTCCAGAGATCCTGATTATTTTATTTCAGATAAGAAGAACAGCGGCCTTGGTCTTGCCAATATTACCAGAAGATTAGAACTTCTTTATAATGATACTTTTGATCTGAAAATAGATTCAGAATCTAAAGAATATACTATCCATTTAAAAATTCCTATATGA
- a CDS encoding DUF4377 domain-containing protein, with protein MKSIATILKGAAPALALFAMTQCTTTAGVSAGDEKTFIVGPQTADCTGVAPMKCLQVKEKASEDWTNFYTNIEGFTYEPGYEYVLKVKTEKIANPPADASSIKYTLIKQVSKTKKDAAAAGEKTLIVGAQTVDCSAGAGRMKCLQVKENASENWSNFYSNIEGFTYEPGYEYVLKVKTEKIANPPADASSIKYTLVEQVSKTKK; from the coding sequence ATGAAAAGTATAGCAACAATTCTAAAAGGGGCAGCACCCGCATTAGCATTATTCGCAATGACGCAATGTACAACAACAGCTGGAGTATCTGCCGGAGATGAAAAAACGTTCATCGTAGGACCACAAACAGCAGACTGTACAGGAGTAGCTCCAATGAAATGTCTGCAGGTAAAAGAAAAAGCTTCAGAAGACTGGACTAATTTTTACACAAACATCGAAGGATTTACTTATGAACCAGGGTATGAATATGTTTTAAAGGTAAAAACAGAAAAAATTGCCAACCCGCCAGCTGACGCTTCTTCAATAAAATATACATTGATAAAGCAGGTTTCGAAAACGAAGAAAGATGCCGCAGCAGCAGGTGAAAAAACACTTATTGTAGGAGCACAAACCGTAGACTGTTCCGCAGGAGCAGGCCGTATGAAATGCCTACAGGTAAAAGAAAATGCTTCTGAAAACTGGAGTAATTTCTACAGCAACATTGAAGGATTCACTTACGAACCGGGTTACGAATATGTTTTAAAAGTAAAAACAGAAAAAATTGCTAATCCACCGGCAGATGCCTCTTCAATAAAATATACATTGGTAGAACAGGTTTCTAAAACAAAGAAATAA
- a CDS encoding DNA-formamidopyrimidine glycosylase family protein, whose product MKNNIMPEGPSIILMKENLQQFVGHKVTDISGNAKFDKEVFSGQMLREIRTFGKQTYLVFEKAAIRIHLLMFGSYDINEQTKPDKSLRLALFFSGGSMYFYTCSVKFVELESLSAIDWEADVMSSLWSSEKAEKKLKSNPKMMVCDALMDQNIFSGVGNIIKNEVLFRIGVQPESMIGNLPAKKRKELIAEARNYSFEFLEWKREFTLKKHWLVHTKSICPICGQKLIKKKTGIGKRRSFYCENDQKLY is encoded by the coding sequence TTGAAAAATAACATTATGCCTGAAGGTCCATCTATTATTTTAATGAAAGAAAACCTGCAGCAGTTTGTTGGCCATAAAGTAACAGACATATCAGGTAATGCAAAATTTGATAAGGAAGTATTTAGCGGTCAGATGCTTCGTGAGATCCGCACCTTTGGTAAGCAAACTTATCTGGTCTTCGAGAAAGCAGCTATCCGTATTCATTTACTGATGTTCGGCTCTTATGATATTAATGAACAGACAAAGCCTGACAAAAGCTTAAGGTTAGCTTTATTTTTCTCAGGCGGAAGCATGTACTTTTATACCTGTTCTGTAAAATTTGTTGAATTAGAATCCCTTTCTGCTATCGATTGGGAAGCAGATGTGATGAGCAGTCTCTGGAGTTCTGAAAAAGCAGAAAAGAAACTGAAATCCAATCCGAAAATGATGGTATGTGATGCATTAATGGATCAGAATATTTTTTCTGGAGTCGGAAATATTATTAAGAATGAAGTTTTGTTCAGAATTGGTGTACAACCGGAAAGCATGATAGGAAATCTTCCGGCTAAAAAGCGTAAGGAACTTATTGCAGAAGCAAGAAATTACAGTTTTGAATTTCTGGAGTGGAAAAGAGAATTTACTCTTAAAAAACATTGGCTGGTACACACAAAATCCATCTGCCCAATCTGCGGACAAAAACTGATTAAGAAAAAAACAGGAATTGGAAAAAGAAGGAGCTTTTATTGCGAAAATGACCAGAAGCTTTATTAA
- a CDS encoding class I SAM-dependent methyltransferase, whose translation MKDTAWLDKWNERYTHEEFVYGTAPNNYLEEQLKKLNPGTILFPADGEGRNSVYAALQGWKASSFDISEQGRSKALQLAEQNDVTIDYQVGELQALDYHEQQFDAIALIYAHFPGDIKSSVHQMLDQYLRKGGIIIFEAFSKKHLDYVTKNEKVGGPRDVKDLFSIEEIKADFPNYSILELQETEIELQEGLFHNGTGSVIRFVGQKQ comes from the coding sequence ATGAAAGACACTGCATGGCTTGATAAATGGAATGAAAGATATACCCACGAGGAGTTTGTATATGGAACAGCACCTAATAATTATCTGGAAGAACAGCTCAAAAAATTAAATCCCGGCACCATTTTGTTTCCTGCAGATGGTGAAGGCAGGAATTCTGTGTATGCAGCATTACAGGGTTGGAAAGCGTCCTCTTTTGATATCAGCGAGCAAGGCAGATCCAAAGCTTTACAACTTGCAGAGCAGAATGACGTGACTATAGATTATCAGGTGGGTGAACTTCAAGCATTAGATTATCATGAACAGCAATTTGATGCAATCGCTCTTATCTATGCTCATTTCCCTGGAGATATTAAATCATCTGTTCATCAAATGCTGGATCAATATCTTCGTAAAGGCGGCATTATTATTTTTGAAGCCTTCAGTAAAAAGCATCTTGATTATGTCACCAAAAATGAAAAAGTAGGTGGACCAAGAGATGTAAAGGATCTGTTTTCTATAGAAGAAATTAAAGCAGATTTCCCTAACTATTCTATCCTAGAACTTCAGGAAACTGAAATTGAGCTTCAGGAAGGTTTATTTCACAACGGAACGGGTTCTGTCATCCGTTTTGTGGGACAGAAGCAATAA
- a CDS encoding YggS family pyridoxal phosphate-dependent enzyme, whose translation MKENILHNLNIINTRIKDACEKAGRNPDQVQLLLATKTVSAERIKIALENGQTLIAENKIQELKEKYEDLKEIPHINHFIGHLQTNKIKDILKYDVTCVQSMDRLELAEKLHQRLLTENRTIEVFIQVNTSNEESKFGVEPSKAIELTRKVSEFSTLKVKGLMTIGLFSAETEKVRECFKILKNLQQEIISENIPNVEMNDLSMGMSGDLETAIEEGATIVRVGTAVFGARIYPDSYYWNEETKVNK comes from the coding sequence ATGAAAGAAAATATCCTTCATAACCTGAATATCATCAATACGCGGATTAAAGATGCCTGTGAAAAAGCAGGAAGAAACCCTGATCAAGTTCAACTTTTACTGGCTACTAAAACAGTTTCTGCTGAACGTATTAAAATCGCACTGGAAAACGGACAGACCTTAATCGCTGAAAATAAGATTCAGGAGCTGAAGGAAAAATACGAAGACCTGAAAGAAATACCTCACATCAATCATTTCATCGGGCATCTTCAGACCAATAAAATCAAAGATATCCTGAAATATGATGTCACCTGCGTACAGTCAATGGATCGGTTAGAACTGGCGGAAAAACTGCACCAAAGACTTTTAACGGAAAATAGAACGATTGAAGTTTTCATTCAGGTCAATACCTCTAATGAAGAAAGTAAATTTGGAGTGGAGCCCAGTAAAGCCATTGAATTAACCAGAAAAGTTTCCGAATTTTCTACATTAAAAGTAAAAGGATTAATGACCATTGGCTTGTTCAGTGCAGAGACAGAAAAGGTAAGAGAATGCTTTAAAATCCTCAAAAACCTGCAACAGGAAATCATCAGTGAAAATATTCCTAATGTTGAAATGAATGACCTTTCCATGGGCATGAGCGGAGATCTTGAAACAGCCATAGAAGAAGGTGCCACCATTGTACGTGTTGGAACCGCTGTATTTGGAGCAAGAATCTATCCGGACAGTTATTACTGGAATGAAGAAACCAAAGTAAATAAATAA
- a CDS encoding J domain-containing protein, with protein MKDYYYFLGISQDASEEDIKKAYRKLSLKYHPDKNENDDFFADRFREIQEAYETLSEPSRRKSYDQNLESHQRSFRYNIPPAIKTFTANKVHAKKGEEIIISWQTSNADVVKVLPFGLEKPYGERIFKITEFKDGKFQLLLHATNSLLHKTVVQGITITEVFENNTDQFKNTVDEMFKPQPRTVINKSGQPKIIMLFWGVMILAVALYFLIKEFF; from the coding sequence ATGAAAGATTACTACTATTTTCTCGGTATATCCCAGGATGCTTCAGAAGAAGACATCAAAAAAGCGTATCGAAAACTCTCTCTGAAATATCATCCGGATAAAAATGAGAATGATGATTTTTTTGCAGATCGCTTTCGTGAAATTCAGGAAGCTTATGAAACATTGAGTGAGCCTTCAAGGAGAAAATCTTATGACCAGAATTTAGAAAGCCATCAGCGAAGTTTCAGGTATAATATCCCACCTGCTATTAAAACTTTTACAGCCAATAAAGTTCATGCGAAAAAAGGAGAGGAGATTATTATCAGCTGGCAGACCAGCAATGCGGATGTGGTAAAGGTTCTGCCTTTCGGACTTGAAAAACCTTATGGAGAAAGGATCTTTAAGATTACAGAATTTAAAGACGGGAAATTCCAGCTATTGCTTCATGCCACCAATTCATTATTACATAAAACCGTAGTGCAGGGAATTACAATTACTGAGGTTTTTGAGAATAATACAGATCAATTCAAAAATACAGTGGATGAAATGTTTAAGCCACAGCCCAGAACGGTGATTAATAAATCAGGTCAGCCTAAGATTATAATGCTGTTTTGGGGTGTTATGATACTGGCAGTTGCTTTATATTTTCTGATAAAGGAATTCTTTTAA
- a CDS encoding SPFH domain-containing protein yields the protein MGIFLAPVIIFGLIILFASFFVVKQETAAIIERFGKFQGVKHSGLHLKLPIIDQIAKRLNLRIQQLDVMIDTKTLDNVFIKMKISVQYQVIRNQVGDAYYRLENPENQITSFVFDVVRAEVPKLKLDDVFVRKDDIAVAVKSELQEAMNSYGYDIIKALVTDIDPDEQVKHAMNRINAAEREKTAAEYESEAQRIRIVAVAKAEAESKKLQGQGIADQRREIAKGLEESVRMLNNVEINSHEASALIVVTQHYDTLHSVGASNRSNLVLLPNSPTAASSMLNDLVVAMTTANTVGEASKGKYPDPPQKEAGY from the coding sequence ATGGGTATTTTTCTGGCTCCCGTTATTATTTTCGGGTTAATTATTTTATTTGCATCGTTTTTTGTGGTTAAACAGGAGACGGCTGCAATCATTGAACGTTTTGGAAAATTCCAGGGAGTAAAGCATTCAGGACTTCATCTTAAGCTTCCCATCATAGATCAGATCGCGAAAAGATTAAATCTCAGAATCCAGCAGCTGGATGTAATGATTGATACTAAGACACTGGATAATGTATTCATCAAGATGAAAATTTCTGTTCAGTATCAGGTAATCAGAAATCAGGTTGGAGATGCGTATTACCGTTTAGAAAATCCGGAAAATCAAATCACCTCTTTTGTATTTGACGTTGTGCGTGCAGAGGTTCCTAAACTGAAGCTTGATGATGTTTTTGTAAGAAAAGACGATATTGCAGTAGCGGTAAAAAGTGAATTGCAGGAAGCAATGAACAGCTACGGATATGACATTATCAAGGCATTGGTAACGGATATTGATCCGGATGAGCAGGTGAAACATGCTATGAACCGTATCAATGCAGCCGAAAGAGAAAAAACAGCCGCAGAATATGAATCAGAAGCTCAGAGAATCAGAATCGTGGCTGTGGCAAAAGCGGAAGCAGAATCTAAAAAACTACAAGGGCAGGGGATTGCTGATCAAAGAAGAGAGATTGCAAAAGGACTTGAAGAATCTGTAAGAATGCTGAATAATGTAGAAATAAACTCACATGAAGCTTCGGCCCTTATCGTTGTGACGCAGCATTATGATACCCTACATTCCGTAGGAGCAAGTAACAGAAGTAACCTTGTACTTCTTCCCAATTCACCAACGGCTGCCAGCAGTATGCTGAATGACCTTGTGGTAGCAATGACAACTGCCAACACAGTGGGAGAGGCTAGCAAAGGAAAATACCCTGACCCACCACAAAAGGAGGCAGGATATTAA
- a CDS encoding DMT family transporter — translation MLYGTQLSFLALAIVFEIIATTFLKKSEEFSKLWPSVVTILGYACAFYFLSLSLRQIPVGITYAIWSGVGIVFITIIGVVAFKQVPDLPAIIGIGLIILGVIVINMFSKMGTH, via the coding sequence ATACTTTATGGGACGCAGTTATCTTTTTTGGCTTTGGCAATTGTATTTGAAATCATAGCGACTACTTTCCTAAAAAAATCAGAAGAGTTTTCTAAACTATGGCCGTCTGTTGTTACCATATTAGGATACGCCTGTGCTTTCTATTTTTTAAGTCTGAGCCTTCGCCAGATTCCTGTTGGGATTACGTATGCAATATGGTCCGGAGTAGGTATTGTTTTCATCACAATAATTGGAGTTGTTGCATTTAAGCAGGTTCCGGATCTGCCTGCCATTATCGGAATAGGGTTGATTATTTTGGGGGTAATCGTAATCAATATGTTTTCAAAAATGGGAACCCATTAA
- a CDS encoding AAA family ATPase, whose translation MNLYNLIIQDKEPISLNDVFLNKSNRDQLIQLIKEHTYSKQLQEYGLPVNHKILLQGSSGCGKTMTAKAIANALGKNIIILNLSNIVSSRIGETSQNIKMIFDKAARERSVLFLDELDQIGKARGSDDKDVGEMRRLVNTLLQLIDYYPENALLLCATNHPEIIDTALLRRFQLRINYEMPSVEFLDTFYDTLLSRFPDDMRTIERKYSISFAEAKDHALTAVKTTLIQKLEAKEIIPS comes from the coding sequence ATGAATCTGTACAACCTCATTATTCAAGATAAAGAGCCAATAAGTCTTAACGATGTATTTCTCAATAAAAGCAACAGAGATCAGCTTATACAACTGATTAAGGAACATACGTACAGCAAACAACTTCAGGAATATGGACTTCCTGTAAATCATAAGATCCTTCTTCAGGGAAGCTCAGGATGCGGAAAAACAATGACAGCAAAAGCGATTGCCAATGCCCTTGGAAAAAATATTATCATTTTAAACTTAAGTAATATTGTTTCCTCCAGAATTGGTGAGACTTCTCAGAATATTAAAATGATTTTTGATAAAGCAGCCAGAGAAAGATCTGTTCTGTTTCTCGATGAACTGGATCAGATCGGAAAAGCAAGAGGCAGTGATGATAAAGATGTTGGTGAAATGAGAAGATTAGTGAACACTTTACTTCAGCTTATTGATTATTATCCTGAGAATGCACTTTTATTATGCGCCACCAATCACCCTGAAATTATTGACACAGCACTACTAAGACGTTTTCAGCTTAGGATCAATTACGAAATGCCTTCTGTGGAGTTTCTGGATACTTTCTATGACACACTGCTCAGCCGTTTTCCAGATGATATGCGGACTATTGAAAGAAAATACTCCATTTCTTTTGCAGAAGCTAAAGACCATGCATTAACAGCTGTAAAAACGACTTTAATTCAAAAACTGGAAGCTAAAGAAATCATTCCATCATGA